One part of the Sulfolobus tengchongensis genome encodes these proteins:
- a CDS encoding AMP-binding protein — translation MLTFDYILRRASSLFPRKEIADVESKKTYEEVYEESLRLITYLKSLGIGRGDVVAILGLNTIKFVELIYSITSMGAIAYPVNIRLPPEQLLYTLNKSHSKFLVYDNIFKDYASLVKSKTNLKTISFDELKFTEDKGKSLCNAHDNAVILFTSGTTGVPKAVMYTHEKMISGALAILNQLSYYNAPAKLSQNDVMFPQIPIYHILSWGSLIIGPMLGAKLVYGGRFDPKTALTIIEKENVSWISVVPTMMQMLLDAGLNKKGLKVLIGGSPIPDGLVKKMRELDMHFSAIYGGTDMLAASITIETESILSGRLEPHKVTHPVPMAEFKINSSSRNEPGEILFRAPWIPDGYFEDKEKTLESFTEDGWFKTGDIGYIAEDGGIVILDRLKDIIKSGGEWIPSSILEAAISELPFVSLVAVVAKKDEKWGERPVAFVKLSKDTEGAKEKILDHLKKLAQDGKINKFWIPDDIIIVDNIPLTGTGKIDKKALRSGLDK, via the coding sequence TTGTTAACCTTTGACTACATATTGAGAAGAGCCTCTTCCTTATTTCCCCGAAAGGAAATAGCTGACGTTGAAAGTAAGAAAACGTATGAAGAAGTTTATGAAGAATCTCTACGTCTAATAACTTATTTAAAATCCTTAGGTATAGGCAGGGGAGATGTTGTTGCTATTTTAGGACTTAATACCATAAAATTTGTGGAATTAATCTACTCCATAACCTCAATGGGAGCTATTGCTTACCCTGTGAATATTAGACTTCCACCAGAACAATTATTATACACATTAAATAAGTCTCATTCAAAATTTCTTGTTTATGATAATATTTTTAAAGATTATGCAAGCTTAGTTAAGTCGAAAACTAATCTCAAAACGATATCCTTCGATGAGCTGAAATTCACTGAGGATAAAGGCAAGTCACTATGTAATGCCCATGATAATGCAGTTATACTATTCACCAGTGGAACTACTGGAGTTCCCAAAGCAGTGATGTACACTCATGAAAAGATGATTAGTGGAGCATTAGCGATATTAAATCAGTTATCATACTACAATGCGCCGGCCAAGCTAAGTCAAAATGACGTAATGTTCCCTCAGATACCCATTTATCATATCTTATCATGGGGGTCTTTGATAATAGGTCCTATGCTTGGTGCGAAATTGGTATATGGGGGAAGATTTGACCCTAAGACTGCATTAACAATTATAGAAAAGGAAAATGTAAGCTGGATCAGTGTGGTTCCCACAATGATGCAAATGCTACTGGACGCAGGTCTAAATAAAAAGGGTTTGAAGGTGTTGATTGGTGGAAGTCCAATTCCGGATGGATTAGTGAAGAAAATGAGGGAATTAGATATGCATTTTTCAGCGATATATGGGGGTACAGATATGCTAGCAGCGTCAATAACCATAGAGACTGAGTCAATATTAAGCGGAAGACTGGAACCTCATAAGGTTACTCATCCTGTGCCAATGGCAGAGTTCAAGATAAACTCTAGCTCGAGAAATGAACCTGGGGAAATCCTATTCAGAGCACCTTGGATTCCAGACGGTTACTTTGAAGATAAGGAAAAAACGTTAGAATCGTTCACTGAAGATGGATGGTTCAAAACAGGGGACATAGGTTATATTGCTGAAGATGGAGGTATAGTAATTTTAGATAGACTAAAAGATATAATAAAGAGTGGAGGAGAATGGATACCTTCCAGCATTTTAGAAGCTGCTATATCAGAACTTCCCTTTGTCTCATTGGTAGCAGTAGTTGCAAAGAAAGATGAAAAATGGGGCGAAAGGCCCGTAGCTTTCGTTAAACTATCAAAGGATACCGAAGGAGCGAAAGAGAAAATATTGGATCATCTTAAGAAACTAGCTCAAGATGGGAAAATAAATAAGTTCTGGATTCCAGATGATATAATCATTGTAGACAACATTCCCTTAACGGGAACTGGTAAAATTGACAAAAAGGCTTTAAGAAGTGGTTTAGACAAATAA